The Synergistaceae bacterium sequence GTGCATTGCATCGCACGAAATGCATCAAAGGCTCGTCTTGAGGCGAGCCTTTTTTGTTTTCTCCATTTTCGGCTGAAATGGTACAATGCATTTGTACAGAGACACCGGAGACCATTTTTGGGAGGTAATCGCATGAAGAAGATTTTTTTCACGAGCATGGCTCTGCTTGCTCTGCTTGCCAGCCCTCTCTTCGCCGTGGACATCGATGGCAGCAGTGACTCGCCCTTGCTACGGAGGTTCGAAGGGTCCTTCATCGTTCAGCACTCGGCCCAGGAGTTCGACGAAACTGTAGTTCCGCTTGGGGAGACTGTCCGAAAGGACGACAACTATGTCTTCACTGATTATCAAAGGGTCGAGGGCAGGACGACACGAATAATGTATATCACCCCTCCCGGGACCAGCTCCCTCGCGGTGTTCAGAAACTACGAGGAGGAGCTGAAAGAGAGGGGGTACACTATTCTCTTCAAAGGAGCGAGGGAAGAGCTCGGCCCCCACGACTCCTTCGCCGAGCTGCTCTACGGAAGGGACAGGCATTACCCCGTCCCCGGTCAAGAGTCGACAAAGAAGCAACGCTTTCTCTCCGCGCGCCTAGGCAGGGACGAGGGCGACGTCTACGTGACAGTCTGTTCGTTCGAGAACCACTTCTGGGACATCGCCGGGACGAAGATGGAAAAGGGCAGGACCTACTGCAGGGTCGACGTGGTGGAGACAAAGCCGATGCAGGTCAAAATGGTCGTGGTCAAGGCGGAGGAGATCGCACGCGAGCTGGAGTCGTCCGGAAGGATTGCGCTCTACGGAATCTTCTTC is a genomic window containing:
- a CDS encoding DUF4892 domain-containing protein translates to MKKIFFTSMALLALLASPLFAVDIDGSSDSPLLRRFEGSFIVQHSAQEFDETVVPLGETVRKDDNYVFTDYQRVEGRTTRIMYITPPGTSSLAVFRNYEEELKERGYTILFKGAREELGPHDSFAELLYGRDRHYPVPGQESTKKQRFLSARLGRDEGDVYVTVCSFENHFWDIAGTKMEKGRTYCRVDVVETKPMQVKMVVVKAEEIARELESSGRIALYGIFFDTDKTDIKPESKPALEEMAKMLKSSPGLRVLIVGHTDSTGDIEYNMGLSKRRAESVVKYLKEHYGFAGSRLIPAGVGMLAPVATNRTEEGRAKNRRVELVELQ